A stretch of Pygocentrus nattereri isolate fPygNat1 chromosome 8, fPygNat1.pri, whole genome shotgun sequence DNA encodes these proteins:
- the sh3tc2 gene encoding SH3 domain and tetratricopeptide repeat-containing protein 2 isoform X2 produces MACCCCPFQCLRNCFLLSDISTAELDALWNEPPYTLTGANELFPGNDVMATGEEEVETEAEVEGEGITGESYWKRKEAFNRASTVSLAVGERFSSDVILLFSGRRRSSAEPDSKLQEALRTRLRVVESNSQDVIQLFKDLSARLVSVHAEKDHFVITFKTVEEIWKFSTYLALGYVARCLENFLCDQSFWLDPVLLSDVEICVNVDEEHLATLYLGLLLQEGSFFAKALLNSECTEEEEELTYKKNDLVMVKDIGQEGTWEGTLLSTGQHGLVPVHSMQPLPYPFYQWFLRKYPGSTGGISSEKGLFDQPMVTGTCVAVVDHYPMVKDELHFSQGDLIEVDGLFISSLNMFIGRHLSSGHIGFVHKAHVRPENVKALRQLVFLSEEERVALSQFNPCHEQCHTGLLDRLFSTDISTVYRLDRLDDSDFTYIRNQPKQEHKNPVDARKSTISEKSETPPYHSSPRPSFYASQSHLEREHEAFSFSLEDTFREMDEYEEDPPNYIDDNIWETEEAEFVDPILTLLNLDHFQDTFQPLYDISYSFLDTVFGGIPEDEVLLHLENVREGAKKGRMLWAHRRACFLLGRLCAKKLKYSQARVYFEEALKVPVDGFDDKLLLIALYTNLTAVYLKQKMTDKLPYTLEKASALILCLPCHNFCSLDEFELLKPIVRKAIVDNDKHLEARTCYLILCLFLQQRKIEEALPFVERLQFLTVTLSAEEGRPMGPVDLNWILCRLYHKKYLPYLALASLSLDSAQDHSLEDAFQKIELFIKNSVRLNPRWRDGTSLLPAQVVVYLQQALSIASHGEDLKTQRDLCLCLASVYQQYGALDKAVPFAHQAVQTRSHINEEESFEASVLLAWLLVLTGEPETAQSTLQPLLKSLNETDSPTQRGVVYNLLALCLRKQCRVTEATKNFYCALKISQENGNKHNEALALANMGCLALSVGAPCLAESFLLRSLHLFQFLSESPFDEEHVQALLWLGRSYKDRGGSQEVRLCYEIGLLIAMSAKNLHSQMVVAKVLSRLYADLLLYGQCIIYYEHCVGLSRELKDKRLEGEYLEILSSLYLSLNTEKSSRKSLDYTKQSLRISIDLGKRQEESETWLQVGRIYYLIHEDELADMYLQAAVKTALRMNDPRFAMSIYEEAGDVFFKGHRNRLAAMPFFRDGSLPFARSIKDVHSEFRLLSKLSELLLKENQYEEALQYATLAVQSSTDTGVRLNERVAYHRLASVYFCLEQYEMAENYFLKALSLSPTVLENTAEAHYYVKVYCRLAELTLHKLKDAFDAVGYFHLALAAALEDRGNPQALYIIYMKLAEIHANHLPDAELSQRYMDSAQSLKRELTGHTDSSEAEHENMDHGNPECADAKSVGYSNADSGSSGSSTLVGSTTTDTSHTITAQRLADHNEAAVADYSHQEDTDTCSEEMYSGPAHLTDAETSYFNQTNHRDASELNTKF; encoded by the exons ATGGCATGTTGCTGCTGTCCATTTCAGTGTCTGAGAAACTGCTTCTTGCTTTCAG ACATATCAACTGCTGAGCTCGATGCCTTATGGAACGAGCCTCCATACACGTTAACAGGAGCCAATGAGCTATTTCCAGGAAATGATGTCATGGCCACTG GAGAGGAGGAAGTGGAGACAGAGGCTGAGGTGGAGGGAGAGGGCATCACTGGCGAGAGTTACTGGAAAAGGAAGGAAGCCTTTAATAGGGCCAGCACTGTCTCCTTAGCTGTGGGAGAGCGCTTCTCTTCAG ATGTGATACTGCTGTTCAGTGGGAGAAGGCGGTCCAGTGCAGAGCCTGACAGTAAGCTGCAGGAGGCGCTGCGCACCAGACTGAGGGTTGTCGAGAGCAACAGCCAAGATGTTATTCAATTATTTAAG GATCTGTCTGCACGTTTGGTTTCAGTGCATGCCGAAAAAGACCATTTTGTCATTACCTTTAAGACTGTGGAGGAAATTTGGAAGTTCTCCACTTACCTGGCTCTAG GATATGTGGCAAGGTGCCTGGAGAACTTCCTGTGTGACCAGTCTTTCTGGCTGGACCCCGTGCTGCTCAGTGACGTGGAGATCTGTGTGAATGTGGATGAGGAACACCTGGCCACCCTTTATCTGGGGCTCCTGCTGCAAGAGG gTTCATTCTTTGCCAAAGCCCTGCTTAACAGTGAGTGCacagaagaggaggaagaattAACCTACAAGAAGAATGACCTGGTTATGGTCAAAGATATTGGACAGGAGGGCACATGGGAGGGAACACTGCTGTCCACTGGTCAGCATGGCCTAGTACCTGTTCACAGCATGCAGCCTTTGCCCTACCCTTTCTACCA GTGGTTTCTTAGGAAGTACCCTGGCAGCACTGGAGGGATTTCATCTGAAAAAGGTCTATTTGACCAGCCCATGG TAACAGGCACCTGTGTGGCAGTGGTGGACCATTACCCGATGGTTAAAGATGAATTGCACTTCAGTCAAGGAGATTTGATAGAGGTGGATGGCTTGTTCATAAGCTCCTTGAACATGTTCATAGGAAGACACCTCTCTAGTGGACACATAGGATTTGTCCACAAGGCCCATGTGAGACCCGAGAATGTAAAAGCACT CAGACAATTGGTCTTTCTGAGTGAAGAGGAGAGAGTGGCTCTCTCACAGTTTAACCCCTGCCATGAACAGTGCCACACTGGCTTATTGGACAGACTCTTCTCCACTGACATCAGCACTGTGTACAGATTAG ATAGATTGGATGACTCAGATTTTACCTACATCAGAAACCAACCCAAGCAAG AACACAAAAATCCAGTGGATGCAAGGAAAAGCACTATATCAGAGAAGAGTGAAACCCCACCCTACCATTCCTCCCCTCGGCCTTCCTTCTATGCTTCTCAGAGTCACCTGGAGAGGGAGCATGAGGCTTTCTCCTTCAGTTTGGAGGACACCTTCCGAGAGATGGATGAATATGAAGAGGATCCACCCAACTACATTGACGACAACATCTGGGAAACCGAAGAGGCTGAGTTTGTTGACCCCATATTGACCCTGCTGAATCTGGACCACTTTCAGGACACTTTTCAGCCACTTTATGACATCTCCTACTCCTTCCTGGACACAGTGTTTGGTGGTATTCCAGAGGACGAGGTGCTCCTGCATCTGGAGAACGTGCGAGAGGGGGCAAAGAAAGGCAGGATGCTGTGGGCCCACCGGCGAGCCTGTTTCCTTCTTGGCAGGCTGTGTGCTAAAAAGCTCAAGTATTCGCAGGCTCGAGTCTACTTTGAGGAAGCCTTGAAGGTTCCTGTAGATGGCTTTGACGACAAACTTTTGCTGATCGCCTTGTACACCAATCTCACTGCTGTTTACCTTAAGCAGAAGATGACAGACAAGCTTCCTTATACATTGGAGAAAGCTAGTGCTCTTATCCTGTGCCTTCCCTGCCACAACTTCTGCTCTCTGGATGAGTTTGAGTTGCTCAAACCCATTGTTCGCAAAGCTATCGTTGACAACGACAAGCACCTTGAGGCACGGACTTGCTATCTCATCCTTTGTCTGTTTCTGCAGCAAAGGAAGATTGAAGAGGCCTTACCTTTTGTAGAGAGACTCCAGTTCCTGactgtcactctctctgcaGAGGAAGGCAGGCCTATGGGGCCAGTGGACCTTAACTGGATACTCTGCAGGCTTTACCACAAGAAGTATCTGCCTTACCTTGCTTTAGCCTCTCTCAGTTTGGATTCAGCTCAGGACCATTCCTTGGAAGATGCTTTCCAGAAGATAGAACTGTTCATCAAGAACTCAGTCCGATTGAATCCTCGGTGGAGGGATGGTACCAGTCTGCTTCCAGCCCAAGTGGTAGTTTACTTGCAGCAAGCCTTGTCCATAGCCAGCCATGGAGAGGACctgaagacacagagagacctGTGCCTCTGTCTGGCCAGTGTCTACCAACAGTACGGAGCCTTAGATAAGGCAGTGCCTTTTGCACACCAGGCTGTGCAGACAAGGAGCCACATAAATGAGGAGGAGAGCTTTGAGGCATCAGTACTTCTGGCTTGGCTTCTGGTTCTGACAGGGGAACCAGAAACAGCCCAGTCTACTCTACAACCTCTCCTTAAGTCTTTGAATGAAACAGACAGTCCAACACAACGTGGCGTTGTCTATAACCTACTGGCTCTTTGCCTTCGCAAACAGTGCAGGGTTACAGAAGCAACCAAGAACTTTTATTGTGCTCTCAAGATCTCACAGGAGAATGGGAACAAGCATAATGAAGCACTAGCTCTCGCTAACATGGGCTGCCTTGCTTTGTCAGTAGGAGCTCCGTGCCTGGCAGAGAGTTTCCTGCTAAGATCCCTACatctttttcagtttctctctgAGAGTCCCTTTGATGAAGAGCATGTTCAGGCTCTGCTGTGGCTAGGCAGGAGTTACAAAGATAGGGGAGGGAGTCAAGAGGTCAGGCTGTGCTATGAGATAGGACTTCTGATTGCCATGAGTGCCAAGAACCTgcaca GTCAGATGGTTGTGGCGAAGGTGCTCAGTCGTCTGTATGCTGATTTGCTACTGTATGGACAGTGCATCATTTACTATGAGCACTGTGTGGGGCTGTCTAGAGAGCTCAAGGATAAACGTCTGGAGGGAGAGTACCTGGAGATTCTTAGCAGTCTATACCTCTCACTCAATACTGAGAA GTCTTCTAGGAAGTCTCTGGACTACACTAAGCAAAGCTTGAGGATTTCCATAGACCTAGGGAAAAGACAGGAGGAGTCAGAAACATGGCTGCAAGTGGGTCGCATCTACTACTTGATCCATGAGGATGAGCTGGCAGACATGTACCTTCAG GCAGCAGTAAAAACAGCCTTGAGAATGAACGATCCGCGCTTCGCCATGAGCATTTATGAAGAGGCTGGAGACGTTTTCTTCAAAGGACACAGAAATCGACTGGCTGCCATGCCATTTTTTAGA GATGGGAGTCTGCCATTTGCAAGGAGCATTAAGGATGTGCACTCAGAGTTCAGGCTCTTGAGTAAACTCTCTGAACTGCTGCTGAAGGAAAACCAGTATGAAGAGGCTCTGCAATATGCTACACTTGCAGTGCAGAGTAGCACTGACACTG GTGTACGTCTGAATGAAAGGGTAGCCTACCACCGCCTGGCATCAGTCTACTTCTGTCTGGAGCAGTATGAGATGGCAGAGAACTACTTCTTGAAAgctttgtctctgtctcccaCTGTTCTGGAGAATACTGCTGAGGCCCACTACTATGTTAAAGTTTACTGCAGACTTGCTGAGCTAACACTGCACAAGCTTAAG GATGCATTTGATGCAGTGGGCTATTTCCACTTGGCCCTGGCAGCAGCTCTGGAGGACAGAGGAAACCCTCAAGCCCTGTATATTATTTACATGAAGCTCGCAGAGATCCATGCCAACCACCTGCCTGATGCAGAGCTGAGCCAGAGATACATGGACAGCGCGCAAAGCCTAAAGAGGGAGCTCACTGGACACACAGATTCTAGTGAAGCAGAGCATGAAAATATGGACCATGGTAATCCTGAATGTGCTGATGCTAAGTCTGTCGGCTATTCCAATGCAGACTCAGGGAGCAGTGGTAGTAGTACTCTCGTAGGCTCTACCACCACAGACACTAGCCATACAATCACTGCTCAGAGACTGGCCGACCACAACGAGGCTGCTGTTGCTGACTACAGCCACCAAGAGGATACGGACACTTGCTCAGAAGAGATGTACTCTGGGCCTGCACACCTTACAGATGCAGAAACAAGCTACTTTAATCAAACAAACCACAGAGATGCTAGCGAGCTAAATACGAAGTTTTGA
- the sh3tc2 gene encoding SH3 domain and tetratricopeptide repeat-containing protein 2 isoform X6: MACCCCPFQCLRNCFLLSGEEEVETEAEVEGEGITGESYWKRKEAFNRASTVSLAVGERFSSDVILLFSGRRRSSAEPDSKLQEALRTRLRVVESNSQDVIQLFKDLSARLVSVHAEKDHFVITFKTVEEIWKFSTYLALGYVARCLENFLCDQSFWLDPVLLSDVEICVNVDEEHLATLYLGLLLQEGSFFAKALLNSECTEEEEELTYKKNDLVMVKDIGQEGTWEGTLLSTGQHGLVPVHSMQPLPYPFYQWFLRKYPGSTGGISSEKGLFDQPMVTGTCVAVVDHYPMVKDELHFSQGDLIEVDGLFISSLNMFIGRHLSSGHIGFVHKAHVRPENVKALSRQLVFLSEEERVALSQFNPCHEQCHTGLLDRLFSTDISTVYRLDRLDDSDFTYIRNQPKQEHKNPVDARKSTISEKSETPPYHSSPRPSFYASQSHLEREHEAFSFSLEDTFREMDEYEEDPPNYIDDNIWETEEAEFVDPILTLLNLDHFQDTFQPLYDISYSFLDTVFGGIPEDEVLLHLENVREGAKKGRMLWAHRRACFLLGRLCAKKLKYSQARVYFEEALKVPVDGFDDKLLLIALYTNLTAVYLKQKMTDKLPYTLEKASALILCLPCHNFCSLDEFELLKPIVRKAIVDNDKHLEARTCYLILCLFLQQRKIEEALPFVERLQFLTVTLSAEEGRPMGPVDLNWILCRLYHKKYLPYLALASLSLDSAQDHSLEDAFQKIELFIKNSVRLNPRWRDGTSLLPAQVVVYLQQALSIASHGEDLKTQRDLCLCLASVYQQYGALDKAVPFAHQAVQTRSHINEEESFEASVLLAWLLVLTGEPETAQSTLQPLLKSLNETDSPTQRGVVYNLLALCLRKQCRVTEATKNFYCALKISQENGNKHNEALALANMGCLALSVGAPCLAESFLLRSLHLFQFLSESPFDEEHVQALLWLGRSYKDRGGSQEVRLCYEIGLLIAMSAKNLHSQMVVAKVLSRLYADLLLYGQCIIYYEHCVGLSRELKDKRLEGEYLEILSSLYLSLNTEKSSRKSLDYTKQSLRISIDLGKRQEESETWLQVGRIYYLIHEDELADMYLQAAVKTALRMNDPRFAMSIYEEAGDVFFKGHRNRLAAMPFFRDGSLPFARSIKDVHSEFRLLSKLSELLLKENQYEEALQYATLAVQSSTDTGVRLNERVAYHRLASVYFCLEQYEMAENYFLKALSLSPTVLENTAEAHYYVKVYCRLAELTLHKLKDAFDAVGYFHLALAAALEDRGNPQALYIIYMKLAEIHANHLPDAELSQRYMDSAQSLKRELTGHTDSSEAEHENMDHGNPECADAKSVGYSNADSGSSGSSTLVGSTTTDTSHTITAQRLADHNEAAVADYSHQEDTDTCSEEMYSGPAHLTDAETSYFNQTNHRDASELNTKF, encoded by the exons ATGGCATGTTGCTGCTGTCCATTTCAGTGTCTGAGAAACTGCTTCTTGCTTTCAG GAGAGGAGGAAGTGGAGACAGAGGCTGAGGTGGAGGGAGAGGGCATCACTGGCGAGAGTTACTGGAAAAGGAAGGAAGCCTTTAATAGGGCCAGCACTGTCTCCTTAGCTGTGGGAGAGCGCTTCTCTTCAG ATGTGATACTGCTGTTCAGTGGGAGAAGGCGGTCCAGTGCAGAGCCTGACAGTAAGCTGCAGGAGGCGCTGCGCACCAGACTGAGGGTTGTCGAGAGCAACAGCCAAGATGTTATTCAATTATTTAAG GATCTGTCTGCACGTTTGGTTTCAGTGCATGCCGAAAAAGACCATTTTGTCATTACCTTTAAGACTGTGGAGGAAATTTGGAAGTTCTCCACTTACCTGGCTCTAG GATATGTGGCAAGGTGCCTGGAGAACTTCCTGTGTGACCAGTCTTTCTGGCTGGACCCCGTGCTGCTCAGTGACGTGGAGATCTGTGTGAATGTGGATGAGGAACACCTGGCCACCCTTTATCTGGGGCTCCTGCTGCAAGAGG gTTCATTCTTTGCCAAAGCCCTGCTTAACAGTGAGTGCacagaagaggaggaagaattAACCTACAAGAAGAATGACCTGGTTATGGTCAAAGATATTGGACAGGAGGGCACATGGGAGGGAACACTGCTGTCCACTGGTCAGCATGGCCTAGTACCTGTTCACAGCATGCAGCCTTTGCCCTACCCTTTCTACCA GTGGTTTCTTAGGAAGTACCCTGGCAGCACTGGAGGGATTTCATCTGAAAAAGGTCTATTTGACCAGCCCATGG TAACAGGCACCTGTGTGGCAGTGGTGGACCATTACCCGATGGTTAAAGATGAATTGCACTTCAGTCAAGGAGATTTGATAGAGGTGGATGGCTTGTTCATAAGCTCCTTGAACATGTTCATAGGAAGACACCTCTCTAGTGGACACATAGGATTTGTCCACAAGGCCCATGTGAGACCCGAGAATGTAAAAGCACT CAGCAGACAATTGGTCTTTCTGAGTGAAGAGGAGAGAGTGGCTCTCTCACAGTTTAACCCCTGCCATGAACAGTGCCACACTGGCTTATTGGACAGACTCTTCTCCACTGACATCAGCACTGTGTACAGATTAG ATAGATTGGATGACTCAGATTTTACCTACATCAGAAACCAACCCAAGCAAG AACACAAAAATCCAGTGGATGCAAGGAAAAGCACTATATCAGAGAAGAGTGAAACCCCACCCTACCATTCCTCCCCTCGGCCTTCCTTCTATGCTTCTCAGAGTCACCTGGAGAGGGAGCATGAGGCTTTCTCCTTCAGTTTGGAGGACACCTTCCGAGAGATGGATGAATATGAAGAGGATCCACCCAACTACATTGACGACAACATCTGGGAAACCGAAGAGGCTGAGTTTGTTGACCCCATATTGACCCTGCTGAATCTGGACCACTTTCAGGACACTTTTCAGCCACTTTATGACATCTCCTACTCCTTCCTGGACACAGTGTTTGGTGGTATTCCAGAGGACGAGGTGCTCCTGCATCTGGAGAACGTGCGAGAGGGGGCAAAGAAAGGCAGGATGCTGTGGGCCCACCGGCGAGCCTGTTTCCTTCTTGGCAGGCTGTGTGCTAAAAAGCTCAAGTATTCGCAGGCTCGAGTCTACTTTGAGGAAGCCTTGAAGGTTCCTGTAGATGGCTTTGACGACAAACTTTTGCTGATCGCCTTGTACACCAATCTCACTGCTGTTTACCTTAAGCAGAAGATGACAGACAAGCTTCCTTATACATTGGAGAAAGCTAGTGCTCTTATCCTGTGCCTTCCCTGCCACAACTTCTGCTCTCTGGATGAGTTTGAGTTGCTCAAACCCATTGTTCGCAAAGCTATCGTTGACAACGACAAGCACCTTGAGGCACGGACTTGCTATCTCATCCTTTGTCTGTTTCTGCAGCAAAGGAAGATTGAAGAGGCCTTACCTTTTGTAGAGAGACTCCAGTTCCTGactgtcactctctctgcaGAGGAAGGCAGGCCTATGGGGCCAGTGGACCTTAACTGGATACTCTGCAGGCTTTACCACAAGAAGTATCTGCCTTACCTTGCTTTAGCCTCTCTCAGTTTGGATTCAGCTCAGGACCATTCCTTGGAAGATGCTTTCCAGAAGATAGAACTGTTCATCAAGAACTCAGTCCGATTGAATCCTCGGTGGAGGGATGGTACCAGTCTGCTTCCAGCCCAAGTGGTAGTTTACTTGCAGCAAGCCTTGTCCATAGCCAGCCATGGAGAGGACctgaagacacagagagacctGTGCCTCTGTCTGGCCAGTGTCTACCAACAGTACGGAGCCTTAGATAAGGCAGTGCCTTTTGCACACCAGGCTGTGCAGACAAGGAGCCACATAAATGAGGAGGAGAGCTTTGAGGCATCAGTACTTCTGGCTTGGCTTCTGGTTCTGACAGGGGAACCAGAAACAGCCCAGTCTACTCTACAACCTCTCCTTAAGTCTTTGAATGAAACAGACAGTCCAACACAACGTGGCGTTGTCTATAACCTACTGGCTCTTTGCCTTCGCAAACAGTGCAGGGTTACAGAAGCAACCAAGAACTTTTATTGTGCTCTCAAGATCTCACAGGAGAATGGGAACAAGCATAATGAAGCACTAGCTCTCGCTAACATGGGCTGCCTTGCTTTGTCAGTAGGAGCTCCGTGCCTGGCAGAGAGTTTCCTGCTAAGATCCCTACatctttttcagtttctctctgAGAGTCCCTTTGATGAAGAGCATGTTCAGGCTCTGCTGTGGCTAGGCAGGAGTTACAAAGATAGGGGAGGGAGTCAAGAGGTCAGGCTGTGCTATGAGATAGGACTTCTGATTGCCATGAGTGCCAAGAACCTgcaca GTCAGATGGTTGTGGCGAAGGTGCTCAGTCGTCTGTATGCTGATTTGCTACTGTATGGACAGTGCATCATTTACTATGAGCACTGTGTGGGGCTGTCTAGAGAGCTCAAGGATAAACGTCTGGAGGGAGAGTACCTGGAGATTCTTAGCAGTCTATACCTCTCACTCAATACTGAGAA GTCTTCTAGGAAGTCTCTGGACTACACTAAGCAAAGCTTGAGGATTTCCATAGACCTAGGGAAAAGACAGGAGGAGTCAGAAACATGGCTGCAAGTGGGTCGCATCTACTACTTGATCCATGAGGATGAGCTGGCAGACATGTACCTTCAG GCAGCAGTAAAAACAGCCTTGAGAATGAACGATCCGCGCTTCGCCATGAGCATTTATGAAGAGGCTGGAGACGTTTTCTTCAAAGGACACAGAAATCGACTGGCTGCCATGCCATTTTTTAGA GATGGGAGTCTGCCATTTGCAAGGAGCATTAAGGATGTGCACTCAGAGTTCAGGCTCTTGAGTAAACTCTCTGAACTGCTGCTGAAGGAAAACCAGTATGAAGAGGCTCTGCAATATGCTACACTTGCAGTGCAGAGTAGCACTGACACTG GTGTACGTCTGAATGAAAGGGTAGCCTACCACCGCCTGGCATCAGTCTACTTCTGTCTGGAGCAGTATGAGATGGCAGAGAACTACTTCTTGAAAgctttgtctctgtctcccaCTGTTCTGGAGAATACTGCTGAGGCCCACTACTATGTTAAAGTTTACTGCAGACTTGCTGAGCTAACACTGCACAAGCTTAAG GATGCATTTGATGCAGTGGGCTATTTCCACTTGGCCCTGGCAGCAGCTCTGGAGGACAGAGGAAACCCTCAAGCCCTGTATATTATTTACATGAAGCTCGCAGAGATCCATGCCAACCACCTGCCTGATGCAGAGCTGAGCCAGAGATACATGGACAGCGCGCAAAGCCTAAAGAGGGAGCTCACTGGACACACAGATTCTAGTGAAGCAGAGCATGAAAATATGGACCATGGTAATCCTGAATGTGCTGATGCTAAGTCTGTCGGCTATTCCAATGCAGACTCAGGGAGCAGTGGTAGTAGTACTCTCGTAGGCTCTACCACCACAGACACTAGCCATACAATCACTGCTCAGAGACTGGCCGACCACAACGAGGCTGCTGTTGCTGACTACAGCCACCAAGAGGATACGGACACTTGCTCAGAAGAGATGTACTCTGGGCCTGCACACCTTACAGATGCAGAAACAAGCTACTTTAATCAAACAAACCACAGAGATGCTAGCGAGCTAAATACGAAGTTTTGA